A window of Paenibacillus phoenicis genomic DNA:
ATCCGACGTATCGAACCCCAACTTCTCCACCGCATGCTTCACCGCATGCCGACCGGAACGGGCCGTCAAAATCAGCTCCATACTTTCAGCCCCCACCTCTTCAGGGGACATAATTTCATACACCTGCTTATCCTTCAACAGACCGTCTTGGTGAATTCCGGAGGAATGGGCAAACGCATTGTCGCCGGTGATCGCTTTGTTCACCTGCACATCGAGTCCCGTCAAATGGGTCAGCAGCCGTGACGTGCGAATCAGCTCCTTCGTATCGATGTTCGTGCGACATCCGTACAGCGCCTCGCGTACCTTCAAGGCCATCACCGCTTCCTCCAACGAGGCGTTTCCGGCCCGTTCACCAAGACCGTTAATCGTGCACTCGATTTTCTCGGCCCCGTTCTTGATGGCGCTTAAGGTATTGGCGGTGGCTAAACCAAGATCGTTATGACAATGGACGCTGAGGATTACAGAATCGTCGAGATTTTTCAGCCGCTCGTGAATGCGTCGGATCAGGTGTCCAAATTCCTCCGGCTCCGCGTAGCCCACGGTGTCGGGGATGTTAATCATCGTGGCTCCGGCTTTGACGACCGCCTCGATCGTCTTCCACAAATACTCAAAATCCGCCCTCGAAGCGTCCTCGGTAGAATACTGGACCTGCGGCAACAGAGTTTTAGCATATTTCACCGCATCGACACCCATTTGCAGAACGGCATCTTTGGAGCGGTTAAATTTCTTTTCCACATGGACGTTCGAAGCGCCAAGCACAATATGGATCAACGGTTGTTCTGCCTCACGGATGCTTTCGTATACGGCATCGATGTCGGATTTAACCGCCCGGGCCAACGCGGTAATGCCTACGCTGTCCCCTACACTTCGGGCAATTTGCTGCACCGCCTGAAAATCTCCTTGCGAGGACGCAGGGAAGCCGGCCTCAATCATATCGACACGGAGGCGCTTCAGTTGATGGGCAAACTCCAGCTTTTGCCGTACGTTTAACTTGGCTCCGGGGACTTGCTCCCCATCGCGTAACGTGGTATCCAGAACGATAATGTTGCGGTAACGGTCCATCTGAAAGTTCCTCCTTGATTTTGAAATTTGGATTGGATCTATGTGAAGCGGGGTTGATTAAACCCGGACTTTAATCAACAAAAAAACCCCGTCTCTGCTATAGAGACGAGGTTTAACCCGCGGTACCACTCTAATTCATTTCACATGATGAAATGATCTCTTTCGATGGCTAACACCATCTATCCTTGTAACGGCGGAATCCCGGCTTACCCTACTTATCAGGCAGCTGTTCATAGACGAGTTCAACATGACGGACACTGCCGTTTCGCACCACCCAACGGCTCTCTGAAAGGTCAAATCACGTTTACTATTTCTAATCAACACATTTGGCAATATGGAATTATTGGTTATTATATGCACCTAGTAACGGATTGTCAACATGACGTCATGAAATCCATCATTCTATCTCGAATTTACTTCGAAGCTCTTGGACCTTAAGAAGAGCCAACTGTAATTGTTCTTTGTAGGAGCTCCAATTTTTCTCGTCTTTGATATAACTTGAGGTGACGTTCAGCTCATCACACTGCTCAATCACTTCTTGAATAAGCTCTTGATTATCTTGTGCAACGGAAAGTTTATTATGTGCATCCAACGTTTCGTTCAAGGAATTTAATAACTGATTTGTCTCGCCTATGAGTTCATACATGGTGGAACGCAGTTCTGCAGGCACTGCCTGATCCAGGGACGGACTATCCGTGCGATTCATCGAGTAGAAAACAAACCAACTATTTTCGGAGTACCCGTCAATTTTCCCTTGAATATAAGCCAAATCAGCTTCACTTGGCTTGTTCGTTAAACTCCTAAAAATTTCTGTGAGAAAGTGAAGTTGATTCGAATATTGGTGATAAAAAATATTATTGTACAAGGTGTACGCCTCCGAATTAGGGTCATCCTTCATAGGCTGACTTGTACATGAGGTGAGAATGATCGATAAAACGAAGGCGATCATGAATTTGCGAAACATAGGATCACCTCATGATACCGAAGCGTGCATATGTTTGGGCGCCTCGTCCCACGGTACAGAATACG
This region includes:
- a CDS encoding 2-isopropylmalate synthase; its protein translation is MDRYRNIIVLDTTLRDGEQVPGAKLNVRQKLEFAHQLKRLRVDMIEAGFPASSQGDFQAVQQIARSVGDSVGITALARAVKSDIDAVYESIREAEQPLIHIVLGASNVHVEKKFNRSKDAVLQMGVDAVKYAKTLLPQVQYSTEDASRADFEYLWKTIEAVVKAGATMINIPDTVGYAEPEEFGHLIRRIHERLKNLDDSVILSVHCHNDLGLATANTLSAIKNGAEKIECTINGLGERAGNASLEEAVMALKVREALYGCRTNIDTKELIRTSRLLTHLTGLDVQVNKAITGDNAFAHSSGIHQDGLLKDKQVYEIMSPEEVGAESMELILTARSGRHAVKHAVEKLGFDTSDAVGFERLFQRFLTLADAKKEVYDHDLYYLISEHQEQSDSGHPLFELTSFQVVTNDICPTATVTLKINGQERKGSAIGDGPIDALYSAIKSLTGIDAKLTSYKINSISHGKEAIGRVNIQLEAGGKTYTGRAMDTDIIKASGQAFVNGINAMVLAGAPISDITNVM